The genomic region cctttccctccttgctttgccggccggccggcaacaatattcccttaattttttttttaaaaccgggcgccatttgtgcAGTCGCatgtttgcgcacatcaaactgcgcaaatgcgcacaaacgcacaaaagtgcacaaaagtcgacgctgcatattcgcatacctgcgcatttgcgcatttgcacaAAACGcgtaaaaaattgtttttaaaaaaaccaaaatgcaaaccaatgaatgcccccgacgtcaactgtgacagggaggaaacaaccaatcccgggtacctcagttggccgtgcgaacatccggaagcgggacggcatggcacgctgcgagacaaagcggatggagacgaaagtgaacgcgtggccggtaagcgattatttccgcagaaaaaccgcaatttctggccatctggaatcggcccatgttgaAGAACTGTAATTACCTAATACTGTAAATTGTCTTATACAGTTACTTGAAACATTTTGAATGAGTAACTAAAGCCATCATTATTCTGAAAGACAAAATTTTTCATATAAACTtctatgtataaataaataaaggggatGGACAGGGAACAGATTGTTCTTCCTCTACCTCTTCCAGTGTCTCTAAACAAAGACTGCATTCAGACATGACAAACTTCTGCTTCTAATGGGCACAAACACAACTTGTTTGTTGTGTTGACTCACAGAACCTCCAAAGTTAATATAATACATAGATTCTTGGCTTAATTTTAATATCTCACTTTGCTTGTGTCCTCTTAAACACTAGAGTCTAGACTGATTGTCTTTAAAATGTAGTCTTTATACAtcaagagagactgctgaatgggCCTGTGGTTCTTGAATCTCAGATGGGATAGCTTTGAAAAGGAGCTCTGAAAATGCCTACTGTTAGACAGAAAACTGTAGAGTTTGTTAGCTGACTTTCAGTTCTGTATTCCCTGATACATGAAATTATATTGTTTATATGCAGTTTTGACAATCACTTCAGAAAACTACACTGATGTATGGAAATCTGCTTGATAAATGTagttatttgaattttttttctcagtCCAAAGAGCAACACTGGTCTGATCAGGAGCCTGGAAGCCAGCTCTAATGATGGCTTGCTCAGCTTTAGCAAATCATTTGAACACTGAATCATTTTCTCTTGTAAAAGAAAAAGCTTATGTTCCAAACAGGGTGAAAGAATCCTAGGTAATTAGTCCTCTGACTCTAGATTCTAATTCTTCTAAAATTCTAGAATTTAGATTCTAGAATCTAGATTCTAACGCACACAACCCCGGTCCTTTACATGGTTGGCACTTaggaattttaaatattttttcaacTTTGTCTCACATGCAACAGTATTTGGCATGTATAGGATCCATTCCTTATGGGAAAACCAGTCtagtttgttgttttttaaacaacCCAGTGAGGCACGTTATGCGTGTATTTGATTGACTGATAGATAATATTCACCCTTCTTAATGCTGTATTCCATGTTTCAGGTCATTTACAGCAAATACACAGACCTTGTTCCAAAGGAAGTTATGAATGTGGATGACCCTGAGCTGCAAAGGCCTGATGACGAAGCTGTCAGAGAGGTATTGTGGCCAGTGATGCACATTACTGTAGGAGCTACTTGTAACTTGTTCAAGTGCTTAATGTAACATTTTTGATTGCAGCTTACAGAAAAGACTCGATCAGCCTTAGAAAAATCTGTCTCCCAGAAAATTGCAGCAGCCATGCCAGTCCGAGCAGCTGATAAACTAGCTCCAGCTCAGTATATCCGGTATGGGATTCTTTGGGGATTGTTCAAAGCATTTTTTGTATACACATTTTAATATAAGCCCTTCTTGTAAATCTGAAAACATAAAAGATTATCTGAGGGCATGAGCAGCAACACCACTGTTAAGAAGTTATTGCTGGTTAATAAAATGTGGTATTATCACAAAGAACATGATGTACTTGGCTACGCTGAGAAAACAGTGTGGCTATGTGCATTTTCTCGGCTTTTTTCAGATTATGAACTTTCCCTCAACAATTATATGGTAGATCTTTCTGATCCATAAACAGTGAATAGCATAATGTCTATGAATTACCTTCCAAGTTACAGGTCTGAAATGTAGGGCATCCAGCTGGAAAGACTTATAATCTCCTACCTGGTAGGAATTGGAACATCAGTTTCTGTTCTGTGACTGAAACTTAGTCAAAGTAAGCACAGTTAAAACACTCGGCTTCACTTTTGTGTATTAATTTCTGCATCCTCTTTTGAGTTGTATTTTAGGCATTCTGATGTGTTTTAGCTGGCCAAATAGATAAGCAGATTCACCAAGTGTAGGTTCTGTACTGACAGCTGGATCTACTGGTTTTTGTCAGATATACACCATCACAACAGGGCGTGGCCTTCAACTCTGGTGCAAAACAGAGAGTTATTAGAATGGTGGAAATGCAGAAGGATCCCATGGAACCGCCAAGATTCAAGTGAGTACCTGCAATCTCTTAATACTTACATCATAAAAAAGAGTTGGAAAAATTGGGATTTTAAAGTACTGATCATATTATGTTTTCATGCATTAGGATTAACAAGAAAATCCCTCGTGGTCCACCATCTCCCCCAGCTCCTGTAATGCACTCTCCTAGCAGAAAGGTAAGGGCTTCCCTCCACcctgttttttaattttctttttgagACCTGTTAACTACCAGGTGATATAAAAACATTGGGTGCATTGTTTCAAGAGACCTTGTGTTGAGGGCCATTGGGAGTCTGTCTTCCTgtgaggatctgccaagcaactctcaaaagacttcactgtggGCAGTAAaggaactttattgaaaagctgctagtatcatgagcctactccatctttgccaggaataacgttcacatgcaagcatcaaacgTATATAGGCTTTCAAAGCGTGAGCAAATCCTAAGATCCTCCTTGCCCCCCAGTCGAACAGTTAGCTAGGCTAGGCTTAGCGGGAAAACATCTAGGCAGGAAAACAGGAGACCTGATGTATGGGATTTCCAAGGTCGTGGTGTCTAGGAACTACTGGGTGCAGTCCAGAAgagcatacagataacagcaggaacaaacgccTCCTTTGCTTAGTTTCACATCTCAAGTCTGAAAGGCAAGGTAATTGACAGTTGCAGTCCAGGCAAAGAATAGCCTCAGCCTTTAACCATAATCATAACATCAAGCATTAGACTACAAACATAACAGCAGTGAACAGCAGGGTATGGCAGGTGATGCTGAGCACCTGACACTTCCCCTATCTCTAGGAAATTATATACAGCTTCAGAAAAGATGTGAAATGGGGGTGGGTTTGGATGCTCAATAAAACTTTTCTTTTGTGGAGCCTTTGGTTTATCCTGTTTCATGCTCAGAATCTAACTCACTGGTAGGATCCAATGGAGCATTGCCACAGACAGAAGGATTTCTGTTCACAAAGCACAACATTCTTGCCTCCTGCTGCAGCATAAATGCCTTTGCATTTTGGGCTGCCGTGGAACAGAGGAGGTGAGAAAATTGCACCCATTGTCAGCAGAAATGCTTCATTGCATCCAAACCAATTATAATCTTTGTGGTCAGTTTTTCTCTAGCTCAAACGGGCTGTTGTGGTGTGACTTGCTTGCTTGAGAAATCTGAAACTGTCTTTCAATAGGTACCTTGTTTATTTCTGTTAAAGGCTTTGGGGAGTATGGTGTGGTTTAGAGAAGCACAGCATGTCCTGGGGGCTTCTGCTTTCTGAAGCTGCTTGCAGAAATGTCCCTGAGGTGTAACTTAATCTATTTTCCTGGGGTGAGGTGGGGAAAGCTCCCAGTTGGGGACCAGAATTTTCTTGGAAAACCTTTGGATTTCTTGCCTAGAAGTTTCTGAGAAGAGCCTGATAACCAGGGCTTATAAAGTAACACTTCTATTCAGAATTGCTTCAGATAATTTCGCTTTTAGTTTTAGCTTTACGGAAGATATCGCTTGAATGCACGTGACAGTTGCCGCAAGAACAGTTTTGCAGTGTGTGTTTCATTGATGCTGTATTTGGCCTTTCAAAATACTCTGCTGCTGTATTTCAGAATGGAGGCGGGGATCCCCTCCTCAGGTGGTAAAAATCTAAAGTCTTCTACCTTTCCTTTGTTCAGATGACCGTGAAGGAGCAACAAGAATGGAAGATTCCTCCTTGTATTTCAAACTGGAAAAATGCAAAGGTAATTAACTTGTCAGAACATCCTCTCAAATGTTGCATCCTGCTGGGAGATTCCTCAGAAATGTAATTTGAATATGTTACTTTAAAATCTCTAGAGCTGAGTAAACCAGATGCTTTCAGAAAGGGGATTGCAATAACATGACTTAACTGTTCTCTTCCCTATGTATTAGGGCTGCCAGTGTGACAGGAGAAAGACTATGCCAAATGGTATATTGCTGTTTTGCCAGACACAAATGTGGTTGAACACAGTAGTGTCTGTAACTGATATATGTCCACAGTAGGGCATGAAACCAATTTGATCTTCTGTTCTTGAACCTTAAGCAAAAAGAAACTGCTGCATAACTATAAATACTGCCTTAGACTAGAGTGAATTGGGTTTGGTTCTCCACTTAGCTGTGAAAAGTATACAGTAACCTTGGGTCCGGCACATGCTTGGCTGGATCCAGTGGCACATTTCCACAGGTGCAAGGACTTCTGCCAGGAATGCAACTTTTAAGGCTCCTCCCTTCTGTGgcagcccaaaatggcccctAACATCCTGCTCCTGAGAGAAAGGGAGACCCCAGGAGCAGGAGTCGAGGGTCTGCTTTGGGCTGCCACAGGAAGGGGAAGCCGTGCTCCAGCATGCCGTTGGATCCACCTCTTTGTCAATGACAAGAGCAGAGCATCAATCCTGAATGTTGTAAGGATAACGTGGAAGAGAGAAGATGCGAGCCACTTAGAGCAGTGTTTCCTAATCTATTTTCTATGGAGGAACCCCAAATTAATTTTTTCAGTTCCAAGcaacccctacctatgaaaatgtttacaggcaaGAAGAAGTTGATGGCAGGGAGTGAATTCAAGTACTGCTAAATTATCGTCAAGAAAACTTATTTGAAACACTGCTGTGCTTACTAACCGTGATAATTTGAggaatatttggaatttttcatggtgtctcaaaatttttatttatttattccacgaTTTCTTGTGGAACCCCTAACAGTGTTCTTGTTGGGAGATGCTAGATTAGAGTTTTGGGAGAAAGGCTGGGGTATAATTGAAGAAAATacgttaataaataaaaatagactaatagcccatctagtccagcatccagttAATGTTGATCTACTGCTCACCTCTTCATTGATCTTGAATTCTGTTGttatggagaaagggagaaaaagttctctagcTTTTTTCTCCACCCatctataattttataaacctaccTCACTCCATTTGCCCAGATAACCTTCTCATTGTTTGAGTTCATCATCTGAGGAGTATGATGTTCCATATGAAAGCTTACTTAtgatatttatagtccatctttctcactgagactcaaggtggactacataGTGTGATTTAGCACAGTCATTTAAAGgtcatttaaataaacaatgtaataggatccgtaaatgcaaatttacaaaggttttaaaccagcagaaatctaatacaaagttgaagaaatgttgaaacagagcataagcaattgtaAGACTGGTACgttaaacaacattaaacaacatacaaCTACCTGGTATGCCACAATAAGCCAGATTTCAACTGCCACaactacctttatcttttttgGCCAGAGTGACTTTCTTCTCTCATGTAAGGGCTCTTTGTCTTATTGAGAGAGAACAGGATTTTTAGCAATTCAGTGCTTTGATGGAAAGGAGAGCAGTGACAAATTTCTGTGGCTGTTTTGATCCTCCTTTTTTAAAGGTTCAGTTTGGGGGTCTTACGAACCAAGACAGCACcacttttaaaaccattaaatgtGCTAGCCACAAGTGCAGATATTTTATGTAAGAAATCCATGAAACCTCATTTAAGTACAGAGGTCATAGAAATATGGTTACTGTTCCCAAATCTAATACATAGAAGGTTATTCCCATTTATATGAGATGTGCATGGGACTGCAGCTTCATTAAAATATTCAGATGAGAATGTGAGAACAGCCTGTCTTAATTCATGTATTTGCTGGGATTCTCCAGAAATATGGAACGGGGTGGGTGAGTGATAATGTATCCTATAGAGAGGCAATTAAGAAATGTTAAGATAGCTTGAAACGGAGGAATGTCATCACTATCATTAGCAGGGATTTGGTGTATATTGCAAATGATTGTTGGCGTGGCAgtaaagatttcattttttaaaagtattctgAGCCAAAAATGCATTACTTAGTGCATCTGCCTAAGAGCCAGGTTCATAGGAACATGGTAGTGTTGAGTGAGGATTTGGGGCAGCTTTCCTAGCACACCACATTGCTTTGTGATGACTGAGCGTCTTACCTGTTTTCACTCCAGGGTTACACCATTCCGTTAGACAAACGTCTGGCTGCAGATGGCAGAGGACTGCAGACTGTTCACATTAATGAAAACTTTGCCAAGTTGGCTGAAGCTCTCTACATTGCTGACAGAAAGGTCAGAACTTTGTTCTCCAATGCGACTTAGTATATAATTTATTTCCATGGAAGAATGAGAACAGCAGCCTCGTAGTCAGTGGCTTGGGAATAGAAAACTCTGCGATAATAACGTAGACTTTGCACCAAAAAGGATCTGGCTGCTTGTGCATGGTTTTACATTACAACTTTTAGTGAGAGGTTCCACAACTATTTCTGCAGTGTTACCCAGTTAGCCTACACCTGTATGCCTCTCTACTCTTGGAGCTTCCCCCTTATGTGTTGAGAACCCATGGACTTGCACCTGGGCAACTTTATAAAGGGGACCACTGCCTAGTATACATCAGGATCTTGGATCTTAGTAGCACTTCGTATGGGAGTAGAGAGGTTTCTAAAAATAAGCAGGCAGAAAATAAGATACAATTAAAATGTTGGTTGTGAACAATAAAGATCAAGGGAATAGTGAGAAGCACCTAAGAATTAAACACACCTACAACTACATTCACACAGTAAAATATAAACCCTATCACCAAAACAACACCTAGTAATCCAATATGAAACAAAAAGGGGACAAATAAAAAATACAAGCCTGTTACAAGAGTGATAATCCCAGAGGTCTGGCGTGAAGGAAAAGGAGGGCACACAGCAGTACTGTGTACCAGGAGACCGAAAAAGGCAATCAAGGAAGGAGTGGAAGAAGCAGCAAAGTAGAAACAAAGACCACATCTCTGAAGATGCTGTGTAATGTCACAGGGGCAGTAGCGGGAAAGTTTGTGAAAAACTTCTGTGAAGTATGGGGGGAACTATATTTATACAGGAAAATGCTTGGATCATGATGATTAGGATGATCTTAAAGTGGAATTGGATTGGAGCCAAAGTGTTTGAATTCTGTTTAGAGATCTGAGTTTTAATACTTGGTGGGAAAAATTGTCATGGCCACCTGATGAATCAGAGGTGAGTGACAAAAGAATGGGATTTGACAGAAAGGTATGTATGAGAGGTGATGATTGTATGATGGAGCCTGTTATGCATTAGGGCTATTATCAGACCTGATTTCTTGAGATACAGCCAGAAATTTAGGCAGGGAGGAGGCTGATATGATGGCCTCCAAATAGACCCATTTACAGTAGGCTGCTTCCCTTTTGTTATGCTGTAAGTGCCTGTGGGCTGATGCAATTTTACTGGACCCCATGGATTTTATTGTACACATTTGTCATGGATCTCAGGGGATTCCAAGTGTGAAATGTGCATGAAGTTAGaacttgggagggagggggagttccTTACTCCGGGTCCCCTTGCCTTGGTGTTAGTTCCTCTTTGAATTTTGTGCAGGCTCGTGAAGCTGTAGAGATGCGAGCCCAGGTGGAAAGGAAGATGGcccagaaagaaaaagagaaacatgAAGAAAAACTCCGTGAAATGGCCCAGAAAGCCAGGGAGCGAAGAGCTGGAATCAAAACCCATGTGGAGAAGGGTAACAGCCCTGCTATATACCTGCTATGTCTgtctaaagatttttaaaaatttgagttttaaaagtttaatgtCCTTTTGAGAACACTGCCAGAGTCTGCAGTTACTAAGGACTACTTCACCTTTTCTCTCTCAGAAATCTGCAGTTCTTTATGATAGGAATCATAATATGACATGATAAATGATATGCATAATACGATATGCAGGGTGCTCTTTATACAAAGAGTGTTATGTATGTTTATTTGGAAGTTGCACGGTTCAATGGCACTACCAGGGATGTCGAGGATTGTGGCCTTAAGCAAAATAACCTATCTTAGTGTTAGCTGTATACAATTTTGAATCTTAAATGTACCCATACAGAGGATGGAGAAGCTAGAGAACGTGATGAAATCAGACATGACAGACGCAAAGACAGACAACATGACCGGAATCTTTCCAGAGCAGCCCCTGACAAGAGGTAAGATGGGGAAAAGAAGTTTATTCAGCTGGTAATTCCATCTAGACAAGGGAAGTTTGGAGTATTCTGAAATAATATGCATACAGATCaaatccaacaaataaacatCCCCATTATTGGCTTTCAGCGCTCAGTATGCCCAAAGAGTGAATTCCTGTAACACAGCAACTTCCTCAAAAATACATTGTGGCATACTACTGTTGTCAGAGTGGTCGAAGCGTGCTTTAGAAAATCCCAGCTCCTGTAGTGTCCTTTTGAGGAAGTCTTTAGACAAGGTGGCAAGGCTctgtaaaatgtcactttttcCATTTCCCCCTACTCATACGAAGGCATGGTGTCATTTTGAAGATGGGAGTTAAGGTGTACCACATTTGCACACTACAGATGATGGGCACTAAGGCAGTCCAAAATCACTGCTATTGCTTAGATAGCATGATTGTACCCTAGAACCTTGATTGAATGGGGAATGGGATTCCTGAAAGCAGTATACTGTGTGTACTTACATACATTCTTATTACAAGTATGATGTCTGTGTGAAGAACACTGTTCTTCCTCCCTTGTTGACTTTTTTCCCCAGGCTCACTCTTGGTCTTCATCTTTTCTGGCAGCCAGACAACCCAGCCATCTTCAAATTCTGGGAATTATGTGCTGTTCTGTCTTTGCAGAGTCTCAAGCTCTTGGAAGGGGGAAAATCTCATTTAAATGATTGAAATCAATCAAGTTTTCCATCTGTAATTCATAAATTCTCAGAGCAAGCATACTTGCTGATTGCTAGTACAATCACTACACAATCGAGCATTATACTACCTGGAACAACATGCACAACTTCTTATCCTGCAAACCCTCCCCTACCCAGTCTTTCAAATAAAGGAACTATTTATCTGGTGCAGGCAGGGGGGCAATTGTGAAATCAACTTCTGTTGGGTTGTGTCTGTGCACATGAAAGGCAGGATTACTTACTTGGAGTCTaaggccaggatccaaagaatAACAAAATGTGTTCCATGAGCTTGAAGATGCTATAGTAGCtgtaggttggggggggggggcaccacctaTTGTACTGCAAATGGCTTTTGAAGTTGAAGGTAGTTCTAAAAGCAGTTTATCTAAATAGAGCTGGAGGGCTGACTTTTGGAAAAAGTCACCTTCCACTGGGCTAGAGTAAACATGGCCCAAATGCCAAGAACTTTCCAGAAGCAAGGACAGATGAGCATCTCTATTACATACAGCTCTTGTGTACCGGCCTAGGATCCAATCCTGTTTTCAGGTATAAATTGTGccatcagttttaattccatgaAATATGCTTCACTGATTTCACAAGATTACTAAAATCAAATGAATTGCCAGACTATGGAATATTGTGTGAATTGATAAATTTCTCCAGCATTTCCAAAGTTCTTGAAAATGGAGGTACTGACATCTAATTTATAGCATCTAGGTTTTTACTCTTGACAGTCAGCTGTATATGCTAGGTCAACTTTGGTGCCTACCCCATTGCTAAGATGTCATAGGGTGTAAAAGTCTCAGTATTTTCTACTTAGTAATTTCAGTCATTCGGTCTTACGCTGGTTCTTCAGACAAATGTTTGCAGACTAAACCAATTTGCAGTTAAAAATCTTATGCTGTTTTCCTAAAATACATCTGGCTGGAACATCAATGAACGTTCTTAACATCTTTATTCTGAATAGGTATGATCAGGTTAACAATACAAGCAAGTTTTTTGCCATAAGATTTTAATATTTGGTATTACTGTATTCAAATGTTAAAATCTTTAATTTAGATCAAAGTTGCAAAGGAATGAGAACCGAGATATTAGTGAAGTCATTGCCTTGGGTGTTCCCAATCCCCGGACATCCAATGAGGTCCAGTATGATCAGAGGCTCTTCAACCAGAGTAAGGTAAGTAACTCCTACACTTATTTTGTTGAGCCACTATGTATGAAGCAGAAGATTGCAATAATCCTTGCTGTTGGGCATAAAAGTGAAGCCTTAAATTGATGTTGCAAGTTATGCAGTGTTTTGCCAAAACTTTGAAACACCCATATTTTATCTTGTAACTCTCCAAGCAATTCATTATTCAAACCTAAGTAACAGTGTGGTGGTTCTGACACTTGTTGCTTCAGTCCCTGCTCACAATTGCTAATAATTCTTAGATGGAAACAGAGAAGGGACCTGTAAAAACGTCTACCAGTGTGAAGTTCAATCTGTCCATCAAAAATGTTTAGAAGAGAGAAATTGAGCTCTGAcattctttttctcctctcctggAACCTTTCAGCTACTGTTTATTTGCTGAAAGGGATCTTGGTGTTAGATCTGGAAACTGGCAGGCACAAGAACCCTGGGGGAATCTAGCATTATGTCTTCCAGTGTGCATTAGTACTGTACAGCCCTCATTAGAAGCAGGTTTGGGCAGGGAACTGGATGTCATTCCACTGTTTTTCTGCAAAAGTAAGCTGTCTTGGCCTTTGTTGGTCCTCATTAATTCTCTGTCCTAGACATGGAAACAGAGTAGCAAGTTGCTCTAATAGGGGAATTATTTTTTTGCAACACCTGACagcatatttgggggggggggagcatgacTGTGGTGATAGAAGTTTTTTGTACAACAAGGAACTGTTTGTCCAGTAAAGCAGCTACTATTCAGATTGTGGATACAAATCAATGTTACCTAACTGGATAATGTACATTTTCAGTGTAGTAATGGTGACTGCTTTGGTGTTCTTCCAGGGCATGGACAGTGGCTTCgctggaggagaagatgaaatttacAACGTCTATGATCAGCCTTGGAGAAGTGGTAAAGACATGGCTCAGAACATCTACAGACCCAGTAAAAATGTGGATAAGGACATGTATGGTGATGATTTGGAGGCACGAATAAAGTCTACTAACAGGTACAGATGCTCATGTGAATTTAGTTCCCCATCTATTAATGAATGCTAGATCTAATGTTTGTTTCTTGTCTACTACAGGTTTGTTCCTGATAAGGAATTTTCTGGCTCAGACCGCAGACAAAGAGGTAGAGAAGG from Eublepharis macularius isolate TG4126 chromosome 2, MPM_Emac_v1.0, whole genome shotgun sequence harbors:
- the SNW1 gene encoding SNW domain-containing protein 1 isoform X2 — its product is MALTSFLPAPTQLSQDQLELEERARSQRVRQAALVSSRREPPPYGYRKGWIPRMLEDFGDGGAFPEIHVAQYPLDMGRKKKMSNALAVQVDAEGKIKYDAIARQGQSKDKVIYSKYTDLVPKEVMNVDDPELQRPDDEAVRELTEKTRSALEKSVSQKIAAAMPVRAADKLAPAQYIRYTPSQQGVAFNSGAKQRVIRMVEMQKDPMEPPRFKINKKIPRGPPSPPAPVMHSPSRKMTVKEQQEWKIPPCISNWKNAKGYTIPLDKRLAADGRGLQTVHINENFAKLAEALYIADRKAREAVEMRAQVERKMAQKEKEKHEEKLREMAQKARERRAGIKTHVEKEDGEARERDEIRHDRRKDRQHDRNLSRAAPDKRSKLQRNENRDISEVIALGVPNPRTSNEVQYDQRLFNQSKGMDSGFAGGEDEIYNVYDQPWRSGKDMAQNIYRPSKNVDKDMYGDDLEARIKSNVCFLSTTGLFLIRNFLAQTADKEVEKDQFSLRRILLVSTNSWRKPNSMGAQKGLLTVTVLKNMSTKARREGKSKGLFFWIIRLHSKLKHFKAGYRGVVLTH
- the SNW1 gene encoding SNW domain-containing protein 1 isoform X1; amino-acid sequence: MALTSFLPAPTQLSQDQLELEERARSQRVRQAALVSSRREPPPYGYRKGWIPRMLEDFGDGGAFPEIHVAQYPLDMGRKKKMSNALAVQVDAEGKIKYDAIARQGQSKDKVIYSKYTDLVPKEVMNVDDPELQRPDDEAVRELTEKTRSALEKSVSQKIAAAMPVRAADKLAPAQYIRYTPSQQGVAFNSGAKQRVIRMVEMQKDPMEPPRFKINKKIPRGPPSPPAPVMHSPSRKMTVKEQQEWKIPPCISNWKNAKGYTIPLDKRLAADGRGLQTVHINENFAKLAEALYIADRKAREAVEMRAQVERKMAQKEKEKHEEKLREMAQKARERRAGIKTHVEKEDGEARERDEIRHDRRKDRQHDRNLSRAAPDKRSKLQRNENRDISEVIALGVPNPRTSNEVQYDQRLFNQSKGMDSGFAGGEDEIYNVYDQPWRSGKDMAQNIYRPSKNVDKDMYGDDLEARIKSTNRFVPDKEFSGSDRRQRGREGPVQFEEDPFGLDKFLEEAKQHGGSKRPSDSNRPKEHEHEGKKRRKE